A region from the Jaculus jaculus isolate mJacJac1 chromosome 18, mJacJac1.mat.Y.cur, whole genome shotgun sequence genome encodes:
- the LOC101602360 gene encoding 60S ribosomal protein L23a-like: MAPKAKKEAPAPPKAEAKAKALEAKKAVLKGVHSHKKKKIRTSPTFGRPKTLCLRRQPKYPRKSAPRRNKLDHYAIIKFPLTTESAMKKIEDNNTLVFIVDVKANKHQIKQAVKELCDIDVAKVNTLIRPDGEKKAYVRLAPDYDALDVANKIGII, from the coding sequence ATGGCGCCGAAAGCGAAGAAGGAagctcctgcccctcccaaagCTGAAGCCAAAGCAAAGGCCCTGGAAGCCAAGAAGGCCGTGCTGAAAGGCGTCCacagccacaaaaagaaaaagatccgcACGTCACCCACCTTTGGGCGACCCAAGACATTGTGCCTCCGGAGGCAGCCTAAATACCCTCGGAAGAGCGCCCCCAGGAGAAACAAGCTTGACCACTACGCCATCATCAAGTTCCCCCTGACCACTGAGTCGGCCATGAAGAAGATAGAAGACAACAACACCCTAGTGTTCATTGTGGACGTTAAGGCTAACAAGCATCAGATCAAACAGGCTGTTAAGGAACTCTGTGACATTGATGTGGCCAAAGTCAACACCCTGATCAGGcctgatggagagaagaaggccTATGTTCGGCTGGCTCCCGATTATGATGCTTTGGATGTTGCCAATAAAATTGGGATCATCTAA